A single Mastomys coucha isolate ucsf_1 chromosome X, UCSF_Mcou_1, whole genome shotgun sequence DNA region contains:
- the Magee2 gene encoding melanoma-associated antigen E2 has translation MSLVSQNARQGSAETTADYSDCQGDMQATNASGPPTSMLVLEAPQGPGIPNDPQGASAPQDPSDIEILIDEQSRRLGALRVHDPLEERSVALVNFMRMKSQSEGSIRQSEMLEFLKEYSEHFPEILRRASVHLDRVFGLNLRVLDPQTDTYNLISKPVSQTTERLVETLDIPKAGLLALVLGHILLNGNRAREASIWDLLLKVDMIDEPQRINSLFGNTRNLLTTDFVNMRFLEYWPVYGTNPLEFEFLWGSRAHREITKMEALKFVAEAHDEEPWSWPEEYNKALEADKAKERSQAAGLEFWSEDTMNEKANELVQLAISDAEELLPIHQDELFAHTGKEFEDVFPNILSRATLILDLFYGFSLIEVDTSEHIYLLVQQPESEEEQVMLESLGRPAQEYVMPILGLIFLMGNRVKEAKIWNLLQKFSVDVGRKHAITCKLMRQRYLECRPLSYSNPVEYELLWGPRAHLEVTKMKALEYMAKFYGKQPQDWPEQYREAVEDEEARARSEATAMFFFGSM, from the coding sequence ATGTCTCTGGTAAGCCAGAATGCGCGCCAAGGCAGCGCAGAGACCACTGCAGATTACAGCGACTGCCAGGGCGACATGCAGGCTACTAATGCCTCCGGCCCCCCCACCTCCATGCTAGTCCTCGAGGCTCCCCAGGGCCCTGGGATTCCAAATGACCCACAGGGTGCCAGCGCTCCCCAGGACCCGAGTGACATCGAGATTCTCATCGACGAGCAGTCCCGACGTTTGGGGGCGCTCAGGGTCCACGACCCTCTAGAAGAGAGGTCAGTTGCTTTAGTGAATTTCATGCGCATGAAAAGCCAAAGTGAGGGGTCTATCCGACAGTCAGAAATGCTGGAGTTTCTCAAGGAATACTCAGAACACTTCCCTGAGATACTCAGACGAGCCTCAGTTCATCTGGATCGGGTCTTTGGGTTGAACCTGAGAGTCCTTGATCCTCAGACGGACACTTACAACCTAATCAGCAAACCAGTTTCCCAGACCACTGAACGGCTAGTGGAGACCCTGGACATACCAAAAGCGGGTCTCCTGGCCTTGGTCCTAGGCCATATCCTCTTGAATGGCAACAGGGCAAGAGAGGCCTCCATTTGGGACCTGCTGTTAAAGGTAGATATGATAGATGAGCCTCAGAGGATCAACAGCCTCTTTGGGAACACAAGAAACCTCCTTACTACTGACTTTGTCAATATGCGATTTTTGGAGTACTGGCCAGTGTATGGCACTAATCCCCTTGAATTTGAGTTCCTGTGGGGGTCTAGAGCCCACAGAGAAATCACAAAGATGGAAGCCCTGAAGTTTGTAGCAGAGGCCCATGATGAAGAACCCTGGAGCTGGCCAGAAGAATATAACAAAGCTCTGGAAGCTGacaaagcaaaagagagaagCCAGGCTGCTGGCTTAGAGTTCTGGTCAGAGGACACTATGAATGAAAAAGCAAATGAATTGGTCCAGTTGGCCATTAGTGACGCTGAGGAGTTGCTGCCTATCCATCAAGATGAGCTATTTGCTCACACTGGCAAAGAATTTGAGGATGTGTTCCCAAATATCCTCAGCCGAGCCACTCTAATCCTTGATTTGTTTTACGGGTTCTCTCTGATTGAGGTTGATACCAGTGAGCACATCTACCTCCTTGTCCAGCAACCAGAATCAGAAGAAGAGCAAGTAATGTTAGAGAGCCTGGGCAGACCCGCCCAAGAATATGTGATGCCaatcctgggtttgatcttcCTGATGGGCAACCGTGTCAAAGAGGCCAAGATCTGGAACTTACTCCAGAAATTTAGTGTTGATGTAGGGAGGAAACACGCCATCACCTGTAAGCTAATGAGGCAACGCTACCTGGAATGCAGGCCGCTCTCCTACTCTAATCCCGTTGAATACGAGCTGCTCTGGGGTCCTCGGGCTCATCTTGAAGTCACCAAAATGAAAGCCTTGGAATATATGGCTAAGTTCTACGGAAAGCAGCCACAGGACTGGCCAGAGCAATACAGGGAGGCTGTGGAAGATGAAGAGGCCAGGGCCAGATCTGAGGCAACAGCCATGTTCTTCTTTGGCTCCATGTGA